A part of Bubalus bubalis isolate 160015118507 breed Murrah chromosome 6, NDDB_SH_1, whole genome shotgun sequence genomic DNA contains:
- the LOC102397004 gene encoding glutathione S-transferase Mu 1 isoform X2, producing the protein MPMILGYWDIRGLAHAIRLLLEYTDSNYEEKKYTMGDAPDYDRSQWLSEKFTLGLDFPNLPYLIDGAHKLTQSNAILRYIARKHNMCGETEEEKIRVDILENQTMDVRLHMARICYSPDFETLKPGFLKEIPEKMKLFSDFLAKRPWFAGDKLTYVDFLAYDVLDRHRIFEPTCLDEFPNLKDFITRFEFLVKTKK; encoded by the exons ATGCCCATGATCCTGGGTTACTGGGACATTCGTGGG CTGGCCCATGCCATCCGCCTGCTCCTGGAGTATACAGACTCAAACTATGAGGAGAAGAAGTACACGATGGGGGACG CTCCCGACTATGACAGAAGCCAGTGGCTGAGTGAAAAATTCACGCTGGGCCTGGACTTCCCCAAT TTGCCCTACTTAATTGATGGAGCTCACAAGCTCACCCAGAGCAATGCCATCCTTCGCTACATCGCTCGCAAGCACAACATGT gtggggagacagaggaggagaagatCCGTGTGGACATTTTGGAGAACCAGACTATGGATGTCCGATTGCACATGGCCAGGATCTGTTACAGCCCTGACTTT GAGACACTGAAGCCTGGTTTCTTGAAGGAGATCCCTGAAAAGATGAAGCTCTTCTCAGATTTTCTGGCGAAGAGGCCTTGGTTCGCAGGGGACAAG CTCACCTATGTGGATTTCTTGGCTTATGATGTCCTTGACCGGCACCGCATATTTGAACCTACATGTCTGGATGAATTTCCAAACTTGAAAGACTTCATTACCCGTTTCGAG TTTCTAGTGAAAACTAAGAAATAa
- the LOC102397004 gene encoding glutathione S-transferase Mu 1 isoform X1 translates to MPMILGYWDIRGLAHAIRLLLEYTDSNYEEKKYTMGDAPDYDRSQWLSEKFTLGLDFPNLPYLIDGAHKLTQSNAILRYIARKHNMCGETEEEKIRVDILENQTMDVRLHMARICYSPDFETLKPGFLKEIPEKMKLFSDFLAKRPWFAGDKLTYVDFLAYDVLDRHRIFEPTCLDEFPNLKDFITRFEGLKRISAYMKSSRFHPNPMFLKLAVWGNK, encoded by the exons ATGCCCATGATCCTGGGTTACTGGGACATTCGTGGG CTGGCCCATGCCATCCGCCTGCTCCTGGAGTATACAGACTCAAACTATGAGGAGAAGAAGTACACGATGGGGGACG CTCCCGACTATGACAGAAGCCAGTGGCTGAGTGAAAAATTCACGCTGGGCCTGGACTTCCCCAAT TTGCCCTACTTAATTGATGGAGCTCACAAGCTCACCCAGAGCAATGCCATCCTTCGCTACATCGCTCGCAAGCACAACATGT gtggggagacagaggaggagaagatCCGTGTGGACATTTTGGAGAACCAGACTATGGATGTCCGATTGCACATGGCCAGGATCTGTTACAGCCCTGACTTT GAGACACTGAAGCCTGGTTTCTTGAAGGAGATCCCTGAAAAGATGAAGCTCTTCTCAGATTTTCTGGCGAAGAGGCCTTGGTTCGCAGGGGACAAG CTCACCTATGTGGATTTCTTGGCTTATGATGTCCTTGACCGGCACCGCATATTTGAACCTACATGTCTGGATGAATTTCCAAACTTGAAAGACTTCATTACCCGTTTCGAG GGCCTGAAGAGGATCTCTGCCTACATG